One region of Brachybacterium saurashtrense genomic DNA includes:
- a CDS encoding class I SAM-dependent methyltransferase, which produces MRDWTATAEAYDRSFATLCDGTAARLLADLPDGQLLDVGCGTGRLALQAEQSGRTVTALDADESMVEAARRRLRRTVLRAALPDLPLAGSSASAMTANFVINHVGRPRAALAELRRVLRPDGRLAMTIWPAGGASWSALLGELFEEAGAVLPPPERLPAGEDFTRSPDGLAGLARESRLEVLRACELHWDWRIRPEDLWAGIDAGIATPGRSSALRRRESVTGSGRPSPRGQATSRTPTAI; this is translated from the coding sequence ATGAGGGACTGGACCGCCACAGCCGAGGCCTACGACCGCTCCTTCGCGACCCTCTGCGACGGCACCGCCGCCCGGCTGCTCGCCGATCTGCCGGACGGGCAGCTGCTCGATGTCGGCTGCGGCACCGGACGACTCGCTCTGCAGGCCGAGCAGTCTGGCCGCACCGTGACGGCGCTGGACGCCGACGAGTCCATGGTCGAGGCCGCGCGGAGGCGCCTGCGTAGGACCGTGCTCCGCGCGGCCCTGCCCGACCTCCCTCTTGCAGGTTCGAGCGCGAGCGCGATGACGGCGAACTTCGTGATCAACCACGTCGGCCGCCCCCGCGCGGCGCTCGCCGAGCTGCGCCGCGTCCTGCGGCCCGACGGCCGCCTCGCGATGACCATCTGGCCTGCGGGCGGCGCGAGCTGGAGCGCACTGCTCGGCGAGCTGTTCGAGGAGGCGGGCGCCGTGCTCCCACCGCCGGAGCGACTCCCGGCCGGCGAGGACTTCACGCGCAGCCCCGACGGGCTCGCCGGACTCGCCCGCGAGTCCCGGCTCGAGGTTCTGAGAGCCTGTGAACTGCATTGGGACTGGCGGATCCGCCCCGAGGACCTGTGGGCAGGGATCGACGCGGGGATCGCCACCCCGGGGCGGTCGTCCGCGCTCAGACGCCGCGAGTCCGTGACCGGATCCGGGAGGCCTTCGCCGCGCGGACAGGCGACCTCGCGGACGCCGACGGCCATCTGA